In one window of Camelina sativa cultivar DH55 chromosome 15, Cs, whole genome shotgun sequence DNA:
- the LOC104748713 gene encoding D-3-phosphoglycerate dehydrogenase 1, chloroplastic-like — NLLYAQVLAELKPYVVLAEQLGRLAVQLVAGGSGVKNVKVTYASARATDDLDTRLLRAMITKVIIEPISDVYVNLVNADYTAKQRGLRISEERIVLDGSPESPLETITVQLGNVESKFASALSETGDVKDEGRVKDGVPHLTKVGCFEVNVSLEGSIILCRQVDQPGMIGTVGNILAESNVNVSFMSVGRIAPWKQAVMVISVDDMPSKETLKKIGEIPAVEEFVFLKL; from the coding sequence AATTTATTATATGCACAGGTTCTCGCGGAACTGAAACCATATGTGGTTCTGGCAGAGCAACTAGGAAGACTGGCTGTGCAGTTGGTGGCTGGAGGAAGTGGTGTAAAGAACGTGAAAGTGACCTACGCCTCGGCTCGAGCCACTGATGATCTTGACACTAGACTTCTCAGAGCAATGATAACAAAGGTTATCATTGAGCCGATCTCTGATGTGTATGTGAACCTGGTCAACGCAGATTACACAGCAAAACAGAGAGGCCTGAGAATTTCAGAGGAACGTATTGTCCTTGATGGTTCACCAGAGAGCCCACTCGAGACAATCACGGTTCAGCTAGGCAACGTCGAGTCCAAATTCGCGAGCGCCTTATCTGAGACTGGAGACGTCAAAGATGAAGGAAGAGTTAAAGATGGGGTCCCCCATTTGACAAAAGTGGGGTGTTTTGAAGTAAATGTGAGTCTTGAAGGAAGTATAATATTGTGTAGGCAGGTAGATCAGCCTGGCATGATCGGAACTGTTGGAAACATCTTGGCAGAATCGAATGTTAATGTCAGTTTCATGAGTGTTGGGAGAATTGCGCCGTGGAAGCAAGCGGTTATGGTGATTAGTGTTGATGACATGCCGAGCAAAGAGACTTTGAAGAAAATTGGAGAGATTCCGGCCGTTGAGGAGTTTGTGTTCCTCAAGTTATAG
- the LOC104747359 gene encoding probable ADP-ribosylation factor At2g15310 → MGAKFSRIAKRFLPKSKVRILMVGLDGSGKTTILYKLKLGEVVTTVPTIGFNLETVEYKGINFTVWDIGGQEKIRKLWRHYFQNAQGLIFVVDSSDNERMSEARNELHRILTDNELEGACVLVFANKQDSRNALPVAEVANKLGLHSLSKRCWLIQGTSAISGQGLYEGLEWLSTTIPSKPERSTSVGGSFRNNSYERKLVRGLRY, encoded by the exons ATGGGGGCTAAATTTTCACGTATAGCGAAAAGGTTTCTTCCTAAAAGTAAAGTGAGAATTTTGATGGTGGGTCTTGATGGTTCAGGGAAAACTACCATCCTTTACAAGCTCAAGCTTGGAGAGGTTGTGACAACAGTGCCTACTATAG GGTTCAACCTGGAAACCGTAGAATACAAAGGCATCAATTTCACTGTATGGGATATAGGAGGCCAAGAGAAG ATTCGCAAACTGTGGAGACACTATTTTCAGAACGCGCAGGGGCTCATCTTTGTGGTGGACAGTAGTGACAATGAAAGGATGTCAGAAGCTCGAAACGAGCTTCATCGCATACTAACCGAT AACGAACTAGAAGGTGCATGTGTACTCGTCTTTGCGAACAAGCAAGATTCAAGAAATGCTTTACCAGTAGCAGAGGTTGCAAACAAACTTGGTCTGCACAGCCTATCCAAACGTTGTTG GCTTATACAAGGAACCTCAGCTATCTCAGGACAAGGCTTATACGAAGGACTCGAATGGCTATCCACAACAATCCCGAGCAAACCTGAACGCTCTACTTCGGTTGGTGGTAGTTTCCGGAATAATTCCTATGAGAGGAAGCTAGTACGAGGCCTGAGGTATTAG
- the LOC104747360 gene encoding probably inactive leucine-rich repeat receptor-like protein kinase At3g28040 has translation MTLFISSCLLLLLLTFLFTSTDALTSPSDVSALKAFKATVKPNSIPPWSCLASWDFTVSDPCASPRRTHFTCGITCSSDSTRVTQLTLDPAGYTGRLTPLISGLTELLTLDLAENNFYGLIPSSISSLLSLKTLVLRSNSFSGSIPDSVTRLNSLESIDISHNSLTGSLPKTMNSLSNLRQLDLSYNKLTGAIPKLPKNLIDLALKANTLSGPISKESFTESTQLEIVELAENSFTGTLGAWFFLLESVQQVDLANNTLTGIEVLPPKLAGENNLVAVELGYNQIRGTAPASFAAYPRLSSLSMRYNMLHGGIPSEYERSKTLRRLYLDGNFLTGKAPARFVRSDAEVMGSLGNNCLQGCPGKAKMCAPSQKPFYICKQAYGGKPKS, from the coding sequence ATGACTTTGTTTATTTCCTcgtgccttcttcttcttcttctcaccttCCTCTTCACCTCCACCGATGCTCTGACGTCACCATCCGACGTGTCAGCACTAAAAGCCTTCAAAGCCACCGTGAAACCAAACTCAATCCCGCCGTGGTCTTGTCTCGCAAGCTGGGACTTTACTGTCTCCGACCCTTGTGCTTCACCACGTCGAACGCATTTCACTTGCGGCATCACTTGCTCGTCTGACTCCACACGTGTGACCCAACTAACTCTCGACCCGGCCGGGTACACGGGTCGTCTCACGCCGCTCATCTCCGGCCTCACGGAGCTCCTTACGCTCGATCTCGCCGAGAACAACTTCTACGGCCTAATCCCATCCTCCATATCCTCCCTCCTCAGCCTCAAAACCCTGGTTCTCCGATCCAACTCGTTTTCTGGATCCATACCCGACTCAGTAACTCGACTCAACTCACTCGAGTCCATTGACATCTCTCACAACTCACTCACCGGGTCACTTCCAAAAACAATGAACTCGCTCTCAAACCTCCGTCAGCTCGATCTTAGCTACAACAAGCTCACCGGAGCCATCCCAAAGCTTCCCAAAAACCTCATCGACTTAGCTTTAAAGGCCAACACCTTATCAGGACCCATATCAAAAGAATCGTTCACCGAGTCAACTCAGCTCGAAATCGTCGAGCTCGCCGAGAACTCATTCACCGGAACACTCGGAGCTTGGTTCTTCCTCCTCGAATCAGTCCAACAAGTAGATCTAGCTAACAACACTCTCACAGGCATCGAAGTCCTCCCTCCAAAACTCGCCGGAGAAAACAACCTCGTAGCTGTAGAGCTAGGTTACAACCAAATCAGAGGAACCGCTCCGGCGAGTTTCGCGGCGTACCCGAGACTCTCCTCACTGTCTATGAGATACAACATGCTTCACGGTGGTATACCGTCGGAGTACGAACGGAGCAAGACGTTGAGACGGCTTTACTTAGACGGGAACTTCTTGACGGGAAAAGCTCCGGCGAGATTCGTGAGATCGGACGCAGAAGTAATGGGAAGTTTGGGAAATAACTGTCTACAGGGATGTCCAGGGAAAGCTAAGATGTGTGCTCCATCGCAGAAACCATTTTACATTTGTAAGCAAGCTTATGGTGGGAAACCAAAGTCTTAA